In the genome of SAR324 cluster bacterium, one region contains:
- a CDS encoding tetratricopeptide repeat protein: MPATSFPRFLFRWIIFPMMMLSGCSSPETPTPRSALNYFRDGNTAYQKRDYPTAIWNYRQAIVLDDETPSFYYNLGLAYFQSGDYERALDSFENVLEIEPDQPDAHYNTALVYYRMRNSDKANRHYNRYQILIQQQSPKDPKPVAKTEAPTPSAPQRPVSAAGRPAAMVAAGATPPPGMIQQVKQQLQQQLNANPGAQTGQPARQMNTSIRRPIPSGPAKTSIPGWD; encoded by the coding sequence ATGCCCGCAACCTCATTCCCACGTTTTTTGTTCCGCTGGATCATCTTCCCGATGATGATGCTCAGTGGCTGTAGTTCTCCCGAAACCCCGACCCCTCGCTCGGCTTTGAATTATTTCCGTGATGGCAACACTGCTTACCAAAAGCGGGACTATCCAACAGCCATCTGGAACTACCGTCAGGCCATTGTGCTGGATGATGAGACACCAAGCTTCTATTACAATTTAGGATTAGCCTATTTCCAATCAGGAGACTACGAACGAGCTCTGGATTCTTTTGAGAATGTACTGGAGATCGAGCCTGATCAACCAGACGCTCATTACAATACGGCACTGGTCTATTACCGAATGCGCAACAGTGACAAAGCCAATCGTCACTATAATCGCTACCAGATCCTAATCCAGCAGCAGTCTCCTAAAGATCCAAAACCAGTTGCCAAGACAGAGGCGCCAACTCCATCTGCACCTCAACGACCAGTCTCAGCAGCTGGGAGGCCGGCAGCTATGGTAGCTGCTGGAGCGACACCTCCACCTGGTATGATTCAGCAAGTCAAACAGCAGCTCCAGCAACAACTTAACGCTAATCCAGGAGCACAGACTGGCCAGCCTGCTCGACAAATGAATACTTCGATCCGACGTCCAATACCGAGTGGTCCAGCCAAGACCTCCATACCAGGTTGGGATTGA
- a CDS encoding Hsp20/alpha crystallin family protein: MYPVTVRNSTVPFRNLMEEFFGESAWPEVFGETATRRFSPALDLQEDETTYQLQVELPGLNKEDVKISLNGRVLTIQGEKKSSHEENREGVLRVERNYGNFQRQIQLPQAVAMEGSHAEMKDGVLHLRLPKQQQAEMRQIPIN, translated from the coding sequence ATGTACCCTGTCACCGTTCGCAACAGCACTGTTCCATTCCGCAACCTCATGGAAGAATTCTTTGGTGAGTCCGCTTGGCCAGAAGTTTTTGGAGAAACAGCCACACGACGTTTCTCACCTGCACTGGATCTGCAGGAAGATGAGACCACCTACCAACTTCAGGTCGAGCTGCCGGGGTTGAACAAGGAAGACGTGAAGATTTCCTTGAATGGGCGAGTGCTAACGATTCAGGGAGAGAAGAAGAGTTCTCATGAAGAGAACCGAGAAGGTGTGTTGCGTGTAGAGCGCAATTACGGCAATTTTCAGCGCCAGATTCAGTTGCCACAGGCAGTGGCCATGGAAGGTAGTCATGCCGAGATGAAGGATGGAGTGCTGCACCTGCGTCTGCCCAAGCAGCAGCAGGCCGAGATGCGCCAAATCCCGATCAACTGA